Proteins encoded within one genomic window of Spiroplasma endosymbiont of Agriotes lineatus:
- the rplW gene encoding 50S ribosomal protein L23, which produces MHITEVIKKPVLTEKSYLKINVDGKYTFEVNYKANKVQIKKAFETIFEVKVLKINIIKKKPKAKKIGRFEGLTNANKRAIITLKPGEKLELFNNE; this is translated from the coding sequence ATGCATATTACCGAAGTGATTAAAAAGCCAGTCTTAACAGAGAAATCATATTTAAAAATTAATGTTGATGGTAAATATACTTTTGAAGTTAATTATAAGGCTAATAAGGTACAAATTAAAAAAGCATTTGAAACTATTTTTGAAGTAAAAGTTCTTAAGATAAATATTATTAAAAAGAAGCCGAAAGCTAAAAAAATTGGACGTTTTGAAGGATTAACTAATGCTAATAAAAGAGCGATTATTACTTTAAAACCAGGTGAAAAATTAGAGTTATTTAATAACGAATAA
- the rplP gene encoding 50S ribosomal protein L16 — protein MLMPKRTKYRRPHRVSYEGKATRGAKVSFGEFGLQAVGKLVMPKRSIVVNTDQVQKKPELQGFWITSKQIEAARIAATRYMKRGGKVWINIFPQMAKTKKPLEVRMGSGKGSPEEFVAVVKKGQIMFEVAGVTEEVARKALRLAMHKLPIRCKIVKRGEE, from the coding sequence ATGTTAATGCCAAAACGAACTAAATATCGTCGTCCGCATCGTGTTTCTTATGAAGGCAAAGCAACAAGAGGAGCTAAGGTTTCGTTTGGTGAATTTGGATTACAAGCAGTTGGCAAATTAGTTATGCCTAAAAGAAGTATTGTTGTCAATACTGATCAAGTACAAAAAAAACCTGAATTACAAGGTTTTTGAATTACTTCGAAACAAATTGAAGCAGCAAGAATTGCGGCGACAAGATATATGAAACGAGGGGGAAAAGTTTGAATTAACATTTTTCCTCAGATGGCGAAAACTAAAAAGCCACTTGAAGTTCGAATGGGTTCTGGAAAGGGATCTCCTGAAGAGTTTGTTGCTGTTGTTAAAAAAGGACAAATTATGTTTGAAGTTGCTGGTGTTACTGAAGAAGTAGCAAGAAAAGCATTAAGGCTAGCAATGCATAAATTGCCAATCAGATGTAAAATCGTTAAACGGGGTGAAGAATAA
- the rplF gene encoding 50S ribosomal protein L6, whose protein sequence is MSRIGNRILSVQDGVEINVAKNNIITIKGPKGTLNKQLPQKITIIVENQTIKTIRPNEQKHTKQLHGTTNSLLEGMLTGVTTGFSKRLLINGVGYRANIQGDKLNLSLGFSHLIQYTIPEKITVVCPKPTELIISGINKELVGQVAADICAFRRIEPYKIKGIQYDNEYIIRKEGKSAGKVNRQ, encoded by the coding sequence ATGTCAAGAATTGGTAATCGCATTCTATCTGTACAAGATGGTGTTGAAATAAATGTTGCAAAAAATAATATCATAACTATTAAGGGACCTAAAGGAACACTCAATAAACAATTACCACAAAAAATTACTATTATCGTTGAAAACCAAACGATTAAAACTATAAGACCGAATGAACAAAAGCATACTAAGCAATTACACGGAACTACTAATTCATTGTTAGAAGGAATGTTAACGGGGGTTACTACTGGTTTTAGTAAAAGATTATTAATTAATGGGGTGGGATATCGTGCTAATATTCAGGGTGATAAACTAAATTTAAGTTTAGGGTTTTCACATCTGATTCAATATACTATCCCTGAAAAAATAACAGTTGTTTGTCCTAAACCAACAGAACTTATTATTTCAGGAATTAATAAAGAATTAGTCGGACAAGTAGCAGCTGATATTTGTGCTTTTCGACGAATAGAGCCGTACAAAATTAAAGGAATTCAATATGATAATGAATACATTATTCGCAAGGAAGGGAAATCAGCAGGTAAAGTAAATAGACAATAG
- the rpmC gene encoding 50S ribosomal protein L29, whose translation MAKKIFKDKSINDLQHRAEELKAELFALRFQSVTRQLEKPHRIKELRREVARILTHLQMRKDSGEVVKPLNQQKVVISETLQKEIDQKTKVVEEKAKLKLKEKKLVVEKQDNVVTEQIELENQKLVAKKIKKVKDVVVPVIKKKKAFKKLKNKDSKEEASVKTAKVTKSKSVTIIPKEKTDEKRGDNDGKK comes from the coding sequence ATGGCAAAGAAAATATTTAAAGATAAAAGCATTAATGATTTACAACATCGTGCTGAAGAATTAAAAGCAGAATTGTTTGCCTTAAGATTTCAATCAGTAACCAGACAATTAGAAAAGCCCCATCGAATTAAAGAATTACGAAGAGAAGTTGCTAGAATATTAACACATTTACAAATGAGAAAAGATTCTGGTGAAGTTGTTAAACCATTGAATCAACAAAAAGTTGTTATTTCTGAAACATTACAAAAAGAAATTGATCAAAAAACCAAAGTTGTTGAGGAGAAAGCAAAACTTAAACTCAAAGAAAAGAAATTAGTTGTTGAAAAACAAGATAATGTTGTTACTGAACAAATTGAACTTGAAAATCAAAAATTAGTTGCGAAAAAAATTAAAAAAGTTAAAGATGTTGTAGTACCAGTTATTAAAAAAAAGAAAGCTTTTAAGAAGTTAAAAAATAAAGATAGTAAAGAAGAGGCTAGTGTTAAAACAGCAAAAGTTACTAAATCTAAATCAGTAACAATAATCCCTAAAGAAAAAACTGATGAAAAGCGAGGCGATAATGATGGAAAGAAATAA
- the rpsS gene encoding 30S ribosomal protein S19, which produces MGRSLKKGPYIASHLLKKVELLNSNNKREVMKTWSRRSTISPAFINHTVAVHDGRKHVPVFVTEDMVGHKFGEFAPTRSFGGHGNDKKKK; this is translated from the coding sequence ATGGGAAGATCATTAAAAAAAGGACCATATATTGCGTCACATTTATTGAAAAAAGTTGAGTTGTTGAATAGTAATAATAAAAGAGAAGTAATGAAAACTTGATCGCGTCGCTCCACTATTTCTCCTGCCTTCATTAATCATACAGTTGCTGTTCACGATGGTAGAAAGCATGTTCCGGTTTTTGTAACTGAAGATATGGTTGGTCATAAATTTGGTGAATTTGCACCAACAAGATCATTTGGTGGGCACGGAAACGATAAGAAGAAGAAATAG
- a CDS encoding adenylate kinase, which translates to MNLIFLGAPGSGKGTQSQKLCDAYRLIHLSTGDIIRQAIRNNSPSGLKAKEYLDAGKLVPDEQVINLVQETIDNLTEDFILDGFPRTLKQAHALQEILEKKEQQIDFVIYLEADLEHLIDRITNRLVCPTCNRTYNKLINKPKIEMQCDDGASLIQRDDDTKEKAKIRIQTYLNETLPLVEYYQEESLLHVVDANQSSKLVFNGIKSILDSV; encoded by the coding sequence ATGAATTTAATCTTTTTAGGAGCACCCGGAAGTGGTAAGGGAACCCAGTCACAAAAGTTATGTGATGCATACCGTTTGATACATTTGTCAACAGGAGATATTATTCGCCAAGCGATAAGAAATAATTCACCATCAGGATTAAAAGCTAAAGAATATTTAGATGCAGGAAAATTAGTACCAGATGAACAAGTAATTAATCTTGTACAAGAAACCATTGATAATTTAACTGAAGACTTTATTCTTGATGGTTTTCCAAGAACGCTTAAACAAGCTCATGCGTTGCAAGAGATTTTAGAAAAAAAAGAACAACAAATTGATTTTGTTATTTATTTAGAGGCTGATTTAGAACATTTAATTGATCGGATTACCAATCGCTTAGTTTGTCCAACTTGTAATCGAACATATAACAAATTAATTAATAAACCTAAAATTGAGATGCAATGTGATGATGGTGCATCATTAATTCAGCGGGATGATGATACGAAGGAAAAAGCTAAAATTAGAATTCAAACTTATTTGAATGAGACTTTACCATTAGTAGAATATTATCAAGAAGAATCCTTATTACATGTTGTTGATGCTAATCAATCAAGTAAATTAGTATTTAATGGTATTAAAAGTATTTTAGATAGTGTGTAA
- the rplV gene encoding 50S ribosomal protein L22 has translation MEAKAILRTIRIAPRKVQLIVELIRKKPVTDALAILMNTNKKASEPVLKLLKSAIANAVNNYAMDGDALLIKEVLVNEGATLKRFRPSDHGQSYKILKRTSHITIVVTDAKGG, from the coding sequence ATGGAAGCAAAAGCTATTTTAAGAACAATTAGAATTGCCCCGAGAAAGGTGCAATTAATTGTTGAATTAATAAGAAAAAAACCAGTTACTGATGCTTTAGCGATTTTAATGAATACTAATAAAAAAGCTAGTGAACCAGTACTTAAACTTCTAAAATCGGCTATTGCTAATGCAGTAAATAATTATGCGATGGACGGGGATGCGTTATTAATTAAAGAGGTTTTAGTGAATGAGGGTGCAACTTTAAAACGGTTTCGACCATCAGATCATGGACAATCTTATAAAATATTAAAAAGAACTAGTCACATTACAATTGTCGTAACAGACGCAAAGGGGGGTTAA
- a CDS encoding type Z 30S ribosomal protein S14: MAKKSLKVKQSKTPKFAVQTYTRCQNCGRPRSVLKKFQLCRICIREFGNKGQIPGLKKASW, encoded by the coding sequence ATGGCAAAAAAATCACTAAAAGTAAAACAATCAAAAACTCCTAAGTTTGCAGTTCAAACATACACTCGTTGTCAAAATTGTGGTCGGCCAAGGTCAGTATTAAAAAAGTTTCAATTATGTCGCATATGTATTCGTGAATTTGGCAATAAAGGGCAAATCCCCGGGCTTAAGAAAGCTTCATGATAA
- the rplR gene encoding 50S ribosomal protein L18: MKSNRYEARKIRHFRIRKKINGSESRPRLNIFRSNRNLYAQVIDDNQHQTLVSYSTLQMASKGNLNKANAALLGEMLAKKALENNITTVVFDRGGYLYHGKIAAFAEAAREHGLKF; the protein is encoded by the coding sequence ATGAAATCAAATCGCTATGAAGCAAGAAAAATTAGACATTTTCGCATTCGCAAAAAAATAAATGGCTCTGAATCAAGACCCCGGCTTAATATATTTCGTTCTAATAGGAATCTTTATGCACAAGTTATTGATGATAACCAGCACCAAACACTAGTTTCTTACTCAACTTTACAAATGGCAAGTAAGGGTAATTTAAATAAAGCTAATGCTGCCCTTCTCGGAGAAATGTTAGCAAAAAAAGCTTTAGAAAACAATATTACCACTGTTGTCTTTGATCGTGGTGGGTATTTGTATCACGGGAAAATTGCTGCTTTTGCGGAAGCCGCAAGAGAACATGGATTGAAATTTTAG
- the rplE gene encoding 50S ribosomal protein L5 — translation MNHLQKQYQDEIIQKMMQEYNFTSTMQVSKIIKVVVNVGIGDAVSNSKYIEIVMRELYLITGQKPVITKAKKSIASFKLREGMPIGCKVTLRGTKMYDFLYKLFNINLPRVRDFRGLNKAGFDKHGNYTLGIKEQLIFPEIDYDKVVKTRGMSITIVISSNNQNESFSLLKKMGAPFKK, via the coding sequence ATGAATCATTTACAAAAACAATATCAAGATGAAATCATTCAAAAAATGATGCAAGAATATAATTTTACTTCTACAATGCAAGTTTCTAAAATTATCAAAGTAGTTGTTAATGTTGGTATTGGTGATGCTGTTAGTAATAGTAAATATATTGAAATAGTAATGCGAGAATTATACTTAATTACGGGACAAAAGCCAGTAATAACTAAAGCAAAAAAATCAATTGCTAGTTTTAAGTTACGAGAAGGAATGCCAATTGGGTGTAAAGTTACTTTACGGGGTACTAAAATGTATGATTTTCTTTATAAATTATTTAATATTAATTTACCTCGGGTTCGTGATTTTCGTGGTCTAAATAAAGCGGGTTTTGATAAACACGGTAACTATACATTAGGAATTAAAGAACAATTGATTTTTCCTGAAATTGATTACGACAAAGTTGTAAAAACTAGAGGAATGAGTATTACTATTGTAATTTCTAGTAATAATCAAAATGAATCATTTTCTTTACTAAAAAAAATGGGTGCACCATTTAAGAAATAG
- the rplX gene encoding 50S ribosomal protein L24, producing MIKIKIKKGDQVVVIAGKHRGFKGPVTSILKKKIRVEIEGITIKKNQKPTQNDEGGIKEIPASIHLSNVALLDNKDKNKTTKISYEIKNGKKYRIARKTKTRI from the coding sequence ATGATAAAAATAAAAATTAAAAAAGGTGATCAAGTAGTAGTTATTGCTGGTAAACACCGTGGTTTTAAAGGGCCAGTTACTAGTATTTTAAAGAAAAAAATTCGTGTAGAAATTGAAGGCATTACAATTAAAAAAAACCAAAAACCAACCCAAAATGATGAGGGGGGAATTAAAGAAATTCCTGCAAGCATTCATCTTTCCAATGTTGCTTTACTAGATAATAAAGATAAAAATAAAACAACTAAAATTAGTTATGAGATTAAAAATGGTAAAAAATATCGGATTGCTCGTAAAACCAAGACAAGAATTTAA
- the rpsE gene encoding 30S ribosomal protein S5 encodes MQEKKDQQNLTTSPTKHNFANQGSNGERNKKRWIKKSNANFQKPVEEFEEKVVKVRRVTKVTKGGRNFRFSVVVIVGNHKGKVGFATGKANEVPDAIKKAAKAAKKNTFMIPMVGATVPHDVIGHYGGGRLLIKPARKGTGIIAGGPVRALIEVSGVQDIYVKSLGSNTSLIMIRAAMDGLKQMRNKEQVYSLREIKEKVSEKSLVREQ; translated from the coding sequence ATGCAAGAAAAAAAAGATCAACAAAATTTAACGACATCACCAACTAAACATAATTTTGCTAATCAAGGTAGTAATGGTGAAAGAAATAAAAAACGATGAATTAAAAAATCAAATGCTAATTTTCAAAAACCAGTTGAAGAGTTTGAAGAAAAGGTTGTTAAAGTAAGAAGAGTAACTAAAGTAACTAAAGGGGGGCGAAATTTTCGTTTCTCAGTAGTAGTTATTGTTGGTAATCATAAAGGAAAGGTTGGTTTTGCTACTGGTAAAGCTAATGAAGTACCAGATGCTATTAAAAAAGCAGCAAAAGCTGCTAAGAAAAATACTTTTATGATTCCAATGGTGGGGGCCACTGTTCCTCATGATGTTATTGGTCATTATGGCGGGGGAAGATTATTAATTAAACCTGCTAGAAAAGGTACAGGAATTATTGCTGGTGGTCCGGTTCGGGCTTTAATTGAAGTATCTGGTGTTCAAGATATTTATGTTAAGTCATTAGGTTCTAATACATCACTTATTATGATTAGAGCAGCAATGGATGGTTTAAAACAAATGCGAAATAAAGAACAAGTTTATAGTTTACGAGAAATTAAAGAAAAAGTTAGTGAAAAATCACTAGTAAGGGAACAATAA
- the rpsC gene encoding 30S ribosomal protein S3 — translation MGQKASPHGLRLGINKDWDSRWYAKDKDYANWLYSDIKIRKVILKKWKNAAIAKIEIERTKENITVFIHSSRPGVVLGQQGSNIENIIKAIWQAIGLTNKSKLDIKINVVDIKVPDLNAQLVAENMAKQIVNRASFRTIQKLAIRKAMKAGAKGIKTLVSGRLGGVDMARSEGYAEGSVPLATLRSDIDYAKASALTTYGLIGIKVWIYKGEILPEKKNSVKEAK, via the coding sequence ATGGGGCAAAAGGCAAGTCCGCATGGATTACGACTTGGTATTAATAAAGACTGAGACTCAAGATGATATGCTAAAGATAAAGATTATGCTAATTGATTATATTCTGATATTAAAATTCGTAAAGTAATTTTAAAAAAATGAAAAAATGCAGCAATTGCTAAAATTGAAATTGAACGCACGAAAGAAAATATTACGGTGTTCATTCATTCTTCGCGCCCGGGTGTTGTCTTAGGACAACAAGGTTCAAATATTGAAAACATTATTAAAGCTATTTGACAAGCGATTGGTTTGACAAATAAAAGTAAATTAGATATTAAGATTAATGTTGTTGATATTAAAGTTCCTGATTTGAATGCGCAACTTGTTGCTGAAAATATGGCTAAACAAATTGTTAATCGGGCATCGTTTAGAACGATACAAAAATTAGCAATTCGTAAAGCAATGAAAGCCGGGGCGAAGGGAATTAAGACTTTAGTGTCGGGGAGGCTTGGCGGTGTTGATATGGCTCGTAGTGAGGGTTACGCTGAAGGAAGTGTTCCCTTGGCAACTTTGCGAAGTGATATTGACTATGCTAAAGCCTCAGCGTTAACAACTTATGGTTTAATCGGAATTAAGGTTTGAATTTATAAGGGTGAAATTTTACCAGAAAAGAAAAATTCTGTTAAGGAGGCGAAGTAA
- the rpsH gene encoding 30S ribosomal protein S8, which translates to MMTDPISDMLTRIRNANQRQFKKVSIPTSNIKLQIAQILKEEGYIINFKINEKPKDGTHSKIDILLKYKAGQRVIWGLKRISKPGLRVYVKNSEIPKVLNGLGIAIISTSLGVMTDSKARENRLGGEVLAFVW; encoded by the coding sequence ATGATGACAGACCCAATTAGCGATATGCTAACAAGAATTCGCAATGCTAACCAACGACAATTTAAAAAGGTAAGCATTCCGACTTCTAATATAAAATTGCAGATTGCTCAAATTTTAAAAGAAGAAGGGTATATCATCAATTTTAAAATTAATGAGAAACCCAAAGATGGAACTCATAGTAAAATTGATATTTTATTGAAATATAAAGCAGGCCAAAGGGTAATTTGAGGTTTAAAGAGAATATCTAAACCAGGTCTTAGAGTATATGTTAAAAATAGTGAGATTCCAAAGGTTTTAAATGGTTTAGGAATTGCAATTATTTCGACATCACTTGGAGTTATGACTGATTCAAAAGCAAGAGAAAATCGTTTAGGTGGCGAAGTTCTTGCCTTTGTTTGATAG
- the rplB gene encoding 50S ribosomal protein L2, translating into MAIKKYKPVTNGRRNMTTLDYSFLTTDKSEKSLLTTLNRKSGRNNRGIITTRHKGGGHKRKYRIIDFKRDKDNIIGKVASIEYDPNRNAFISLINYLDGEKRYILAPKTLELGMEIVSGALVDIKVGNSMPMGKMPDGTVVHNIELRPLKGGQLARSAGTSGQLLGKDESGRYIMIRLNSGEVRKILASCRATIGEVGNEDRNLVNWGKAGRNRWRGIRPTVRGSVMNPNDHPHGGGEGKAPIGKVAPVTPWGKKTLGMKTRNPRKASTKLIIRRKKKIR; encoded by the coding sequence ATGGCAATAAAAAAATATAAACCAGTTACTAATGGTCGTCGTAATATGACAACCCTTGATTATTCATTTTTAACAACTGATAAATCAGAGAAATCGTTATTAACTACACTGAATAGGAAATCTGGTCGAAATAATCGGGGAATTATTACTACGCGTCATAAAGGTGGCGGTCATAAAAGAAAATATCGTATTATTGACTTTAAACGTGATAAAGATAATATTATTGGTAAAGTAGCAAGTATTGAGTATGACCCCAATCGTAATGCGTTTATTTCATTAATTAATTATCTTGATGGTGAAAAAAGATATATTTTAGCACCTAAAACTCTTGAATTGGGAATGGAAATTGTTAGTGGCGCGTTGGTTGATATTAAAGTTGGTAATAGTATGCCAATGGGAAAAATGCCCGACGGGACAGTAGTTCATAATATTGAATTGCGGCCTTTAAAAGGTGGTCAATTAGCTAGAAGTGCGGGAACTAGTGGTCAATTATTAGGGAAAGATGAAAGTGGTCGTTATATTATGATTCGTTTAAATTCTGGTGAGGTTCGCAAGATATTAGCATCTTGTCGAGCAACAATTGGTGAAGTTGGTAATGAAGATCGGAACTTGGTTAATTGAGGAAAAGCCGGAAGAAATCGTTGAAGAGGAATTCGTCCGACAGTTAGAGGTTCAGTTATGAATCCTAATGATCATCCACATGGTGGCGGCGAAGGAAAAGCGCCGATTGGAAAAGTGGCTCCGGTAACACCTTGAGGTAAAAAGACATTGGGGATGAAAACTCGTAATCCTCGTAAGGCTTCAACAAAATTAATTATTAGAAGAAAGAAAAAAATAAGGTAA
- the rpsQ gene encoding 30S ribosomal protein S17, whose product MMERNNRKVYTGVVVSSKMAKTITVLVETYKNDPIYKKRVKYSKKFKAHDQDNSSQEGDRVLIMETRPLSATKRFRLVKIVEKAIIL is encoded by the coding sequence ATGATGGAAAGAAATAACCGTAAGGTTTATACTGGTGTTGTTGTTTCTAGTAAAATGGCGAAAACAATTACTGTTTTAGTAGAAACATATAAAAATGATCCGATATATAAAAAACGCGTTAAATATTCAAAAAAGTTTAAAGCTCATGATCAAGACAATTCTTCCCAAGAAGGCGATCGCGTTTTAATTATGGAAACAAGACCATTATCAGCAACTAAACGCTTTCGTTTAGTAAAAATTGTTGAAAAAGCAATTATTTTATAG
- the rplN gene encoding 50S ribosomal protein L14, with product MIQTESQLRVADNTGAKVILVIRNLGGSVRKFTSVGDVIVCSVKQATPGGAVKKGQVVKAVIVRTRKAVRRSDGTYIKFSENAAVLIKDDKMPRGTRIFGPIAREVKEAGFNKIASLATEVI from the coding sequence ATGATTCAAACTGAGTCTCAATTAAGAGTCGCTGATAATACAGGAGCAAAAGTGATTTTAGTAATTCGGAACTTAGGTGGTTCGGTGCGTAAATTTACAAGTGTTGGTGATGTTATTGTTTGTTCAGTTAAACAAGCAACACCAGGGGGAGCTGTTAAAAAAGGGCAAGTTGTTAAAGCTGTTATTGTTCGTACTAGAAAAGCTGTCCGCAGAAGCGATGGTACATATATTAAGTTTTCGGAAAATGCGGCTGTTCTTATTAAAGATGATAAAATGCCGAGAGGAACAAGAATTTTTGGTCCAATTGCTAGAGAAGTAAAAGAAGCAGGATTTAATAAAATTGCTTCTTTAGCAACTGAGGTGATATAA
- the rplO gene encoding 50S ribosomal protein L15 — translation MKLHELKYTEKSRKYKKRLGRGTSSGHGKTSGKGHKGQNARSNGGVRPGFEGGQTPLFRRIPKIGFTNFTKRRYEIVNLSALEQLNVTEITPQVLKSKKLINSEKSLVKILANGKISKALVVKAHKFSKVAKDAIEKANGKTEVI, via the coding sequence ATGAAATTACATGAACTTAAATATACTGAAAAATCTCGTAAATATAAAAAACGCCTCGGAAGAGGAACATCTTCAGGGCATGGAAAAACCTCTGGTAAAGGTCATAAAGGTCAAAATGCTAGAAGTAATGGTGGTGTTCGTCCTGGATTTGAAGGTGGACAAACCCCTTTATTTCGTAGAATTCCTAAAATCGGTTTTACCAATTTTACAAAGAGACGATATGAAATTGTTAACTTAAGTGCTTTAGAACAATTGAATGTAACTGAAATTACACCACAAGTTTTAAAAAGCAAAAAATTAATTAATAGTGAAAAATCATTAGTAAAAATTCTTGCTAATGGTAAAATTAGTAAAGCATTAGTTGTTAAAGCCCACAAGTTTTCAAAAGTTGCTAAAGATGCTATTGAAAAAGCTAATGGTAAAACCGAGGTGATTTAA
- the secY gene encoding preprotein translocase subunit SecY: MITTIKKFYRNNKDILLKLAFTLLILFIIRLGALITVPGVNVNKNLNESNKDSREFFNLIAMLGGGSIDRFSLFALGLSPYITASIIIQLLSTDLVPALSRWAKSGEKGKRKLNSLTKWLTLPFGIMQGFATIMTLAQQKIISLKWQEAEAGNIATSAVFYYILVPTLLLGGTFLILWLADQITIRGIGNGVSLVIFAGIASSLPFNIAKTFQFWVGSQSEAIVVFSGFLKFLLYMVGFLLVILMVVFFAESERRIPIQQTGGGLALKNEKAPYLPLKINSAGVIPVIFASAIITAPLTIAQIVKANNPEGTGFTNFTEAYLALDSWSGMSIFAILIILFTFLYSQVQINPEQMAENFQKNGTFIPGIQPGKETEKYIKSTLNCLSSVGSIFLAFVAILPTLISKLTNLPPMLAIGGTGVIIMVGVAIEVIRQVQGHLTQQSYIQFKRDKNQSKNIW, translated from the coding sequence GTGATAACAACCATTAAAAAATTTTATCGTAATAATAAAGATATTTTATTAAAATTAGCTTTTACATTATTGATTTTATTTATTATTCGTTTAGGAGCATTAATTACTGTTCCGGGTGTTAATGTAAATAAAAATCTTAATGAATCTAATAAGGATTCAAGAGAATTTTTTAATTTAATTGCAATGTTAGGTGGCGGTTCTATTGATCGATTTTCACTTTTCGCTTTAGGGTTATCACCATATATTACTGCTTCTATTATTATCCAATTATTATCTACTGATTTAGTTCCGGCATTGTCTCGTTGAGCCAAATCAGGAGAAAAAGGGAAACGAAAATTAAATTCATTAACTAAATGATTAACACTGCCATTTGGAATTATGCAAGGTTTTGCAACAATTATGACCTTAGCACAACAAAAAATTATTAGTCTTAAATGGCAAGAAGCAGAGGCTGGAAATATTGCCACATCAGCAGTGTTTTATTATATTTTGGTACCAACACTGCTTTTAGGAGGGACATTCTTAATTCTTTGACTAGCTGATCAAATTACGATTCGCGGGATTGGTAATGGCGTTTCTTTAGTTATTTTTGCTGGAATTGCTTCTAGTTTACCATTTAATATTGCTAAAACTTTTCAATTTTGAGTTGGTAGTCAAAGCGAAGCAATAGTGGTTTTTAGTGGTTTTTTAAAGTTTTTACTTTATATGGTTGGATTTCTTTTAGTAATTTTAATGGTTGTATTCTTTGCTGAATCAGAAAGAAGAATCCCGATTCAGCAGACGGGGGGCGGGTTAGCTTTAAAAAATGAAAAAGCACCGTATTTGCCGTTAAAAATCAATTCAGCTGGCGTGATTCCTGTGATTTTTGCTTCAGCAATTATAACAGCACCTTTAACAATTGCTCAAATTGTTAAAGCTAATAATCCCGAAGGAACAGGGTTTACTAATTTTACAGAGGCTTATTTAGCATTAGATTCATGATCAGGAATGAGCATTTTTGCGATTTTAATTATTCTCTTTACTTTCTTATATTCACAAGTACAAATTAATCCTGAACAAATGGCAGAGAATTTTCAAAAAAATGGCACATTTATTCCTGGAATTCAACCAGGAAAAGAAACGGAGAAATATATTAAATCAACTTTAAATTGCTTAAGTAGTGTAGGGAGTATCTTTTTAGCTTTTGTTGCCATATTACCAACATTAATTTCTAAATTAACAAATTTACCGCCAATGTTAGCAATTGGAGGTACAGGAGTTATTATTATGGTTGGTGTTGCGATTGAAGTTATTCGTCAGGTTCAAGGGCACCTGACCCAACAATCTTATATTCAATTTAAAAGGGATAAAAATCAAAGTAAAAATATATGATAA